Proteins from a genomic interval of Cottoperca gobio chromosome 8, fCotGob3.1, whole genome shotgun sequence:
- the raver1 gene encoding ribonucleoprotein PTB-binding 1: MAAVVSVSTAARDESTDTGISFAPRPLHDNYDLAEDHESWMSGGDHRYTELEPSGEDSTSDRECQRRVDEDLTSLSPEEIESRLERTRREFYNRRKIIIKNLPSDVSNQEVHELLGNYDLKYCFVDKYKGTAFVTLLNGEQAQCAIKDFHQHVLRDRDISVQLQPTDALLCIANLPRAFTQQQFEELVRPFGNLERCFLVYSAFTGHSKGYGFVEYMKKDSAARAKSELLGKQLGSRMLYVHWTEVGSLTYPLLHSKCVCVDRLPPSLVTAQDLRNALADTHAPVFCQLAQGQDGSFRRFAVLEFASAEMSEEAQRLADGRLLGGAHIRVSFCAPGPPGRSMLAALIAAQTMAVNRGKGLLPDPTAMQILTGLNNPATLKMLLNPLSQGPKQGLLGAAPTMPLLANPALSAAFLQLLLQNQAKAQQAGLIGENPLAALPVQQGVHLLGDLPQVPGLGLQTDPMASLKPMPLCRSLAREQESPTAACTFPQTSSPTLQGISVPLMGGMMGADGLTAQGVSILGDPPKDVNHPQSAFLGVNVFPSGGSCRPHPYRKRPTLSNVSNQHTYQSIQPNYNLRYQDSYSPEYPPLHQDPLAHLYEQQENLDTGAFVGFGQQLFRHPDYSERFPHYSYPSSEPMSSYFSSGPEASTNGSLPNTHLNRAVGMPPVSHTTNYPPGLVNASKTPIGSHKRVFSRLIPSPEPSPEGGYVGQHSQGLGGHYADSYLKRKRIF, translated from the exons ATGGCGGCCGTCGTGTCTGTTAGTACAGCTGCCAGAGATGaaagcacagacacagggaTCAGTTTTGCCCCGCGTCCGCTTCACGATAATTACGACCTCGCTGAGGATCACGAAAGCTGGATGTCCGGAGGAGACCACCGGTATACCGAACTCGAACCCAGCGGAGAGGACTCAACGTCGGACCGCGAGTGTCAGCGGAGGGTCGACGAGGACTTGACATCACTGAGCCCCGAAGAAATTGAGAGCCGCTTAGAAAGAACTCGCCGGGAGTTTTACAACCGTAGAAAGATTATCATAAAAAATCTACCCTCTGACGTTAGCAATCAG GAGGTCCATGAGCTGTTGGGAAATTATGACTTGAAGTACTGCTTTGTTGACAAATACAAGGGCACAG CCTTTGTGACACTGCTCAATGGGGAACAGGCGCAGTGTGCCATCAAAGACTTCCACCAGCATGTGCTCCGGGACAGGGACAtctctgtgcagctgcagccaACAGACGCTCTGCTGTGCATCGCCAACTTGCCTCGCGCCTTCACCCAGCAGCAGTTTGAGGAGCTGGTGCGACCCTTCGGTAACCTTGAGCGCTGCTTTCTGGTGTACAGCGCCTTCACGGGGCACTCCAAGGGCTATGGCTTTGTGGAGTACATGAAGAAGGACTCTGCTGCCAGGGCCAAGTCGGAGCTGTTGGGAAAGCAGCTGGGCTCCCGCATGCTGTACGTCCACTGGACTGAAGTTGGCTCCCTCACATATCCACTGCTGCACTCTAAATGCGTTTGCGTGGACCGCCTGCCCCCGAGCCTGGTGACTGCCCAAGACCTCCGCAACGCCCTGGCTGATACCCATGCGCCAGTCTTCTGCCAG TTGGCTCAGGGACAAGATGGAAGTTTTCGTCGGTTTGCGGTGTTGGAATTTGCCTCTGCTGAGATGTCGGAGGAGGCACAGCGGCTCGCTGATGGCAGGCTGCTGGGCGGGGCACACATCAGGGTGTCCTTCTGCGCCCCTGGCCCTCCCGGTAGAAGCATGTTGGCTGCTCTGATCGCTGCCCAAACCATG GCTGTGAATAGGGGTAAAGGTCTCCTCCCTGATCCCACAGCCATGCAGATACTTACAGGCCTCAATAACCCCGCCACCCTCAAGATGCTGCTCAACCCACTGTCACAGGGGCCCAAACAAG GCCTCCTCGGGGCGGCCCCTACGATGCCCCTGCTGGCCAACCCTGCCCTCTCCGCAGCCTTCCTCCAGCTGCTCCTGCAGAACCAGGCCAAGGCGCAGCAG GCGGGTCTCATTGGGGAGAATCCTCTGGCCGCTCTGCCTGTCCAGCAGGGAGTCCATCTGCTCGGAGACCTGCCCCAAG TCCCGGGTCTTGGTCTTCAGACGGATCCCATGGCTTCCCTGAAGCCAATGCCACTCTGCAGATCCCTGGCGAGGGAGCAGGAGTCCCCCACAGCAGCGTGCACCTTCCCCCAGACTTCCTCTCCCACCCTGCAGGGCATCTCTGTGCCCCTGATGGGTGGCATGATGGGAGCAGATGGCCTCACAGCACAAGGG GTCTCCATATTAGGAGATCCTCCTAAAGATGTGAACCATCCCCAGAGTGCCTTCCTCGGTGTCAATGTTTTTCCCTCAG GAGGAAGCTGCAGACCTCACCCCTACAGGAAGAGACCTACACTGAGTAATGTGTCCAACCAGCACACGTACCAGAGCATTCAGCCAAACTACAACCTGCGCTACCAGGATTCCTACAGCCCAGAATATCCTCCTCTACACCAG GATCCTCTGGCACACTTGTATGAACAGCAGGAGAACCTTGATACTGGAGCCTTTGTGGGATTTGGTCAGCAG ctctttCGTCACCCCGACTACAGTGAGCGTTTCCCCCACTACAGTTACCCTTCCAGCGAACCCATGTCCTCATACTTCAGCTCAGGGCCCGAGGCCTCCACTAACGGCAGCCTCCCTAACACGCATCTCAACAGG GCTGTGGGAATGCCTCCTGTGAGCCACACCACCAACTACCCCCCAGGCCTGGTGAATGCTTCGAAG ACTCCCATTGGTAGCCACAAGCGTGTGTTCTCCCGGCTGATCCCATCTCCAGAGCCGAGCCCCGAGGGAGGCTACGTGGGCCAGCACTCTCAGGGCCTTGGTGGTCATTATGCGGACTCCTACCTGAAGCGAAAGCGTATATTCTAA
- the tyk2 gene encoding non-receptor tyrosine-protein kinase TYK2 isoform X1: MAGSAYSKCSTHGPVSGLPEPPEGPGIHVYLFCSKGGERYLSHTSGEFTAEDLCISAAEAVGITPLCHVLFALYNPQTRCWYSPNHSFSPENSSLVLHYCMRFYFRNWHGLTKNERAVSRYALRSGASQGASPLLEIASLEYLFAQAKYEFVNEVVQMEEGDSEEELSSLKNESLGMAVLHLSHQAMQMGCTLQDVADKVSFVQCIPRSFAKYISKVNFLTKLRMRRVFAEFMRTFQQHTVDKGRLGAHEVMYKYISTLEHLSPSFGTETFPVSHLELREDGGGGSSYSNTTHAQGALKDNFIGPTTHEIMVTGTQGIQWRKVSGQKALENPYLRNDYLKKAKPKSSQPNANTANKWTSFCDFPEITHIAITGDNVCISTQDNHCMEVQMNSSQEARSFISLLDGYNRLTAFAHHYLCHEVAPPRVVLSVANGLHGPMHDDFVLLKLKKEIEEGSFLVRWSALDYRRIILAVLNKNENGSKPSHKQFRIQLKGSMFCLEGWDREFSSVKKLTESLKTFVLKSGSESFTVKRCCLPKQAELSNLLVMREGVHTDSLFLNMTQLRFHHIKDKDIVKKQHLGSGTKTNIYLGLLLVRGGGEDDEDEEFNNNSTDRKGIPVVLKILDQNDKDIDMGFLETASLMNQVSHSHLVFVHGVSVKGSENIMVEEFVEFGPLDDFLRKEKASVTPQWKFIVAKQLASALNYLETKRLFHGNVCAKNILVARRGLEPGTTPFVKLSDPGIALSALSREERLKRIPWIAPECVDSGAPIGNVADQWSFGVTLLEICNNGDLPMSGSTLFEKERFYQQRGRLAEPSSQELASFISMCLTYDPVERPSFHTVLRDLTEIMIKNPDISPSETLPKTDPSVYHKRYLKKMRDLGQGHFGMVTLYLYDPANDGTGERVAVKSLKQDNGQASECWIKEINILKSLDNINIVKYKGCCTELGGQAVQLIMEYLPLGSLKEYLTKRKLGMPQCLMFAQQICQGMEYLHFKRYIHRDLAARNVLVENDSLVKIGDFGLTKYIPDGEIYYQVREDGDSPVFWYAIECLKESKFSFSSDIWSFGVTLYEILTRGELHQSPPEMYNIMKGEKQPPITVVELIALLEKPRRLPRPKDCPHEVKMLMEQCWAAETAQRPSFKSLIEKFEAIRQT, translated from the exons ATGGCTGGAAGTGCGTATTCCAAGTGCTCAACGCACGGGCCAGTCTCCGGCCTGCCCGAGCCCCCTGAGGGTCCAGGCATCCATGTTTACCTTTTCTGCTCAAAGGGAGGGGAAAGATATTTGTCCCACACAAGTGGAGAATTCACAGCAGAGGACCTGTGCATCTCAGCTGCGGAGGCTGTAG GGATAACTCCTCTGTGCCATGTGTTGTTTGCTCTGTACAATCCACAAACACGCTGCTGGTATAGTCCGAACCACAGTTTCAGTCCAGAGAACTCCAGCCTCGTACTTCACTACTGTATGAG GTTTTACTTTCGGAATTGGCACGGACTAACTAAGAATGAGCGAGCTGTATCCCGTTATGCTCTCAGATCTGGGGCAAGTCAGGGGGCTTCGCCTTTGCTTGAAATCGCATCCTTAGAATACCTATTCGCCCAG GCTAAGTATGAATTTGTGAACGAAGTAGTACAGATGGAAGAAGGCGATTCAGAGGAGGAGCTAAGCAGCTTAAAAAATGAGAGCTTGGGGATGGCTGTGCTTCACCTCTCACACCAGGCAATGCAAATGGGCTGTACCTTACAGGATGTTGCTGACAAAGTCAG cttCGTACAATGCATTCCAAGGTCTTTCGCCAAATACATTTCCAAAGTCAACTTCCTGACAAAACTCCGCATGCGGCGGGTGTTTGCAGAGTTCATGCGGACCTTCCAGCAGCACACTGTGGACAAGGGGCGACTGGGCGCCCACGAGGTCATGTACAAGTACATCTCTACTCTCGAACACTTGTCACCGAGTTTTGGAACAGAGACCTTCCCTGTATCCCACCTGGAGCTGAGAGAGGACGGGGGTGGAGGCAGCTCCTACTCTAACACCACCCATGCTCAGGGTGCCTTGAAAGACAACTTCATAGGTCCCACCACTCATGAGATCATGGTGACTGGCACCCAGGGGATTCAATGGAGGAAGGTGTCCGGTCAGAAG GCTCTGGAAAACCCGTACCTCAGAAATGACTACTTAAAGAAAGCCAAACCAAAGTCCAGCCAACCAAACGCGAACACTGCCAATAAATGGACGTCCTTCTGTGATTTCCCTGAAATAACTCACATAGCCATCACTGGAGATAATGTGTGCATTAGCACTCAGGACAATCACTGCATG GAGGTTCAGATGAACTCCAGCCAGGAGGCCCGTTCCTTTATCTCCCTCCTCGATGGATACAACCGGCTGACTGCATTCGCCCACCACTATCTTTGTCATGAAGTGGCTCCCCCAAGGGTAGTGCTGAGTGTAGCAAATGGACTGCATGGACCTATGCA TGATGATTTTGTGCTGCTGAAGCTGAAAAAGGAGATAGAGGAGGGATCTTTCCTCGTACGTTGGAGTGCCCTCGATTATCGCCGCATCATCCTAGCTGTCCTGAACAAAAATGAG AATGGATCGAAGCCAAGCCACAAGCAGTTTCGAATTCAGCTCAAGGGTTCGATGTTCTGTCTGGAGGGCTGGGATCGAGAATTCTCCAGTGTCAAGAAGCTCACAGAAAGCCTCAAGACCTTTGTGCTCAAGTCTGGTTCAGAGAGCTTTACTGTCAAAAGATGCTGTTTGCCAAAACAAGCAG agCTATCCAACCTTCTGGTGATGAGGGAAGGTGTTCACACTGACTCCTTGTTCCTGAACATGACCCAGCTACGCTTCCATCACATCAAGGACAAAGACATCGTGAAG AAACAGCATTTGGGCAGCGGGACCAAAACTAACATCTACTTGGGACTTCTGCTGGTGCGAGGCGGAGGAGAAGATGACGAGGATGAGGAGTTCAACAACAACTCTACTGACCGCAAAGGGATCCCAGTGGTTCTCAAGATTCTAGACCAAAATGATAAAGATATTGATATG ggATTTTTGGAGACTGCAAGTCTCATGAACCAGGTGTCCCACAGTCACCTGGTGTTTGTGCATGGCGTGTCAGTCAAAGGATCTGAAA acatCATGGTGGAAGAATTTGTGGAGTTCGGGCCTTTGGATGATTTCCTTCGCAAAGAAAAGGCATCGGTGACTCCTCAGTGGAAATTTATCGTTGCGAAACAACTTGCCAGTGCCCTCAATTATCTT GAGACCAAACGGCTGTTTCATGGAAACGTCTGTGCCAAGAACATTCTGGTGGCAAGGCGTGGTCTGGAGCCTGGCACTACTCCTTTCGTCAAGCTGAGTGACCCAGGAATTGCCCTGAGTGCCCTTTCACGGGAAG AGCGTCTTAAGCGTATCCCATGGATTGCCCCTGAGTGTGTGGACAGCGGCGCACCCATTGGCAATGTTGCTGACCAGTGGAGCTTTGGCGTCACGCTGCTCGAAATCTGCAACAATGGCGATCTTCCCATGAGTGGCAGCACATTGTTCGAG AAAGAGCGCTTTTATCAGCAAAGGGGCCGTTTAGCTGAACCATCCTCCCAGGAACTGGCCAGCTTCATTAGCATGTGTTTGACCTACGACCCCGTGGAGAGGCCTTCGTTCCACACTGTGCTCAGAGACCTCACAGAAATCATGATCAAAA ATCCTGATATATCCCCCAGTGAGACTCTCCCTAAAACAGACCCGAGCGTGTACCACAAACGCTACCTGAAAAAGATGCGGGACTTGGGACAG GGTCACTTTGGGATGGTGACTCTCTACTTGTACGACCCGGCCAACGATGGGACAGGAGAGCGTGTGGCAGTGAAGTCTTTGAAACAAGACAACGGTCAAGCGTCAGAGTGCTGGATTAAGGAGATCAACATCCTGAAGTCCCTTGATAACATCAACATTGTCAAATACAAAGGCTGCTGTACCGAACTGG GAGGACAAGCCGTGCAGCTGATAATGGAGTACCTTCCTCTGGGGAGTCTGAAAGAGTACCTTACCAAACGTAAACTGGGAATGCCCCAGTGCCTTATGTTCGCTCAGCAGATCTGTCAG GGTATGGAGTACTTGCACTTTAAGCGATACATCCATCGAGACCTCGCTGCCCGTAATGTCTTGGTGGAAAATGACAGTTTGGTAAAGATTGGAGACTTCGGCCTGACGAAATACATCCCTGATGGGGAGATCTACTATCAGGTCCGTGAGGACGGGGACAGTCCGGTGTTCTG GTATGCCATTGAGTGCTTGAAGGAAAGTAAattttccttctcctctgaCATTTGGTCCTTTGGCGTTACGTTGTATGAGATCCTGACCCGCGGTGAACTTCACCAAAGCCCTCCAGAA atgtaCAATATAATGAAAGGAGAGAAGCAACCACCGATTACTGTAGTGGAACTCATAGCACTGTTGGAGAAACCGCGTCGATTGCCTCGTCCCAAAGACTGCCCGCACGAG GTGAAGATGTTAATGGAGCAGTGTTGGGCTGCAGAGACGGCACAACGGCCATCATTCAAATCCCTCATCGAAAAGTTTGAGGCTATTCGCCAAACTTAA
- the tyk2 gene encoding non-receptor tyrosine-protein kinase TYK2 isoform X2, with the protein MAGSAYSKCSTHGPVSGLPEPPEGPGIHVYLFCSKGGERYLSHTSGEFTAEDLCISAAEAVGITPLCHVLFALYNPQTRCWYSPNHSFSPENSSLVLHYCMRFYFRNWHGLTKNERAVSRYALRSGASQGASPLLEIASLEYLFAQAKYEFVNEVVQMEEGDSEEELSSLKNESLGMAVLHLSHQAMQMGCTLQDVADKVSFVQCIPRSFAKYISKVNFLTKLRMRRVFAEFMRTFQQHTVDKGRLGAHEVMYKYISTLEHLSPSFGTETFPVSHLELREDGGGGSSYSNTTHAQGALKDNFIGPTTHEIMVTGTQGIQWRKVSGQKALENPYLRNDYLKKAKPKSSQPNANTANKWTSFCDFPEITHIAITGDNVCISTQDNHCMEVQMNSSQEARSFISLLDGYNRLTAFAHHYLCHEVAPPRVVLSVANGLHGPMHDDFVLLKLKKEIEEGSFLVRWSALDYRRIILAVLNKNENGSKPSHKQFRIQLKGSMFCLEGWDREFSSVKKLTESLKTFVLKSGSESFTVKRCCLPKQAELSNLLVMREGVHTDSLFLNMTQLRFHHIKDKDIVKKQHLGSGTKTNIYLGLLLVRGGGEDDEDEEFNNNSTDRKGIPVVLKILDQNDKDIDMGFLETASLMNQVSHSHLVFVHGVSVKGSENIMVEEFVEFGPLDDFLRKEKASVTPQWKFIVAKQLASALNYLETKRLFHGNVCAKNILVARRGLEPGTTPFVKLSDPGIALSALSREERLKRIPWIAPECVDSGAPIGNVADQWSFGVTLLEICNNGDLPMSGSTLFEKERFYQQRGRLAEPSSQELASFISMCLTYDPVERPSFHTVLRDLTEIMIKNPDISPSETLPKTDPSVYHKRYLKKMRDLGQGHFGMVTLYLYDPANDGTGERVAVKSLKQDNGQASECWIKEINILKSLDNINIVKYKGCCTELGGQAVQLIMEYLPLGSLKEYLTKRKLGMPQCLMFAQQICQGMEYLHFKRYIHRDLAARNVLVENDSLVKIGDFGLTKYIPDGEIYYQVREDGDSPVFW; encoded by the exons ATGGCTGGAAGTGCGTATTCCAAGTGCTCAACGCACGGGCCAGTCTCCGGCCTGCCCGAGCCCCCTGAGGGTCCAGGCATCCATGTTTACCTTTTCTGCTCAAAGGGAGGGGAAAGATATTTGTCCCACACAAGTGGAGAATTCACAGCAGAGGACCTGTGCATCTCAGCTGCGGAGGCTGTAG GGATAACTCCTCTGTGCCATGTGTTGTTTGCTCTGTACAATCCACAAACACGCTGCTGGTATAGTCCGAACCACAGTTTCAGTCCAGAGAACTCCAGCCTCGTACTTCACTACTGTATGAG GTTTTACTTTCGGAATTGGCACGGACTAACTAAGAATGAGCGAGCTGTATCCCGTTATGCTCTCAGATCTGGGGCAAGTCAGGGGGCTTCGCCTTTGCTTGAAATCGCATCCTTAGAATACCTATTCGCCCAG GCTAAGTATGAATTTGTGAACGAAGTAGTACAGATGGAAGAAGGCGATTCAGAGGAGGAGCTAAGCAGCTTAAAAAATGAGAGCTTGGGGATGGCTGTGCTTCACCTCTCACACCAGGCAATGCAAATGGGCTGTACCTTACAGGATGTTGCTGACAAAGTCAG cttCGTACAATGCATTCCAAGGTCTTTCGCCAAATACATTTCCAAAGTCAACTTCCTGACAAAACTCCGCATGCGGCGGGTGTTTGCAGAGTTCATGCGGACCTTCCAGCAGCACACTGTGGACAAGGGGCGACTGGGCGCCCACGAGGTCATGTACAAGTACATCTCTACTCTCGAACACTTGTCACCGAGTTTTGGAACAGAGACCTTCCCTGTATCCCACCTGGAGCTGAGAGAGGACGGGGGTGGAGGCAGCTCCTACTCTAACACCACCCATGCTCAGGGTGCCTTGAAAGACAACTTCATAGGTCCCACCACTCATGAGATCATGGTGACTGGCACCCAGGGGATTCAATGGAGGAAGGTGTCCGGTCAGAAG GCTCTGGAAAACCCGTACCTCAGAAATGACTACTTAAAGAAAGCCAAACCAAAGTCCAGCCAACCAAACGCGAACACTGCCAATAAATGGACGTCCTTCTGTGATTTCCCTGAAATAACTCACATAGCCATCACTGGAGATAATGTGTGCATTAGCACTCAGGACAATCACTGCATG GAGGTTCAGATGAACTCCAGCCAGGAGGCCCGTTCCTTTATCTCCCTCCTCGATGGATACAACCGGCTGACTGCATTCGCCCACCACTATCTTTGTCATGAAGTGGCTCCCCCAAGGGTAGTGCTGAGTGTAGCAAATGGACTGCATGGACCTATGCA TGATGATTTTGTGCTGCTGAAGCTGAAAAAGGAGATAGAGGAGGGATCTTTCCTCGTACGTTGGAGTGCCCTCGATTATCGCCGCATCATCCTAGCTGTCCTGAACAAAAATGAG AATGGATCGAAGCCAAGCCACAAGCAGTTTCGAATTCAGCTCAAGGGTTCGATGTTCTGTCTGGAGGGCTGGGATCGAGAATTCTCCAGTGTCAAGAAGCTCACAGAAAGCCTCAAGACCTTTGTGCTCAAGTCTGGTTCAGAGAGCTTTACTGTCAAAAGATGCTGTTTGCCAAAACAAGCAG agCTATCCAACCTTCTGGTGATGAGGGAAGGTGTTCACACTGACTCCTTGTTCCTGAACATGACCCAGCTACGCTTCCATCACATCAAGGACAAAGACATCGTGAAG AAACAGCATTTGGGCAGCGGGACCAAAACTAACATCTACTTGGGACTTCTGCTGGTGCGAGGCGGAGGAGAAGATGACGAGGATGAGGAGTTCAACAACAACTCTACTGACCGCAAAGGGATCCCAGTGGTTCTCAAGATTCTAGACCAAAATGATAAAGATATTGATATG ggATTTTTGGAGACTGCAAGTCTCATGAACCAGGTGTCCCACAGTCACCTGGTGTTTGTGCATGGCGTGTCAGTCAAAGGATCTGAAA acatCATGGTGGAAGAATTTGTGGAGTTCGGGCCTTTGGATGATTTCCTTCGCAAAGAAAAGGCATCGGTGACTCCTCAGTGGAAATTTATCGTTGCGAAACAACTTGCCAGTGCCCTCAATTATCTT GAGACCAAACGGCTGTTTCATGGAAACGTCTGTGCCAAGAACATTCTGGTGGCAAGGCGTGGTCTGGAGCCTGGCACTACTCCTTTCGTCAAGCTGAGTGACCCAGGAATTGCCCTGAGTGCCCTTTCACGGGAAG AGCGTCTTAAGCGTATCCCATGGATTGCCCCTGAGTGTGTGGACAGCGGCGCACCCATTGGCAATGTTGCTGACCAGTGGAGCTTTGGCGTCACGCTGCTCGAAATCTGCAACAATGGCGATCTTCCCATGAGTGGCAGCACATTGTTCGAG AAAGAGCGCTTTTATCAGCAAAGGGGCCGTTTAGCTGAACCATCCTCCCAGGAACTGGCCAGCTTCATTAGCATGTGTTTGACCTACGACCCCGTGGAGAGGCCTTCGTTCCACACTGTGCTCAGAGACCTCACAGAAATCATGATCAAAA ATCCTGATATATCCCCCAGTGAGACTCTCCCTAAAACAGACCCGAGCGTGTACCACAAACGCTACCTGAAAAAGATGCGGGACTTGGGACAG GGTCACTTTGGGATGGTGACTCTCTACTTGTACGACCCGGCCAACGATGGGACAGGAGAGCGTGTGGCAGTGAAGTCTTTGAAACAAGACAACGGTCAAGCGTCAGAGTGCTGGATTAAGGAGATCAACATCCTGAAGTCCCTTGATAACATCAACATTGTCAAATACAAAGGCTGCTGTACCGAACTGG GAGGACAAGCCGTGCAGCTGATAATGGAGTACCTTCCTCTGGGGAGTCTGAAAGAGTACCTTACCAAACGTAAACTGGGAATGCCCCAGTGCCTTATGTTCGCTCAGCAGATCTGTCAG GGTATGGAGTACTTGCACTTTAAGCGATACATCCATCGAGACCTCGCTGCCCGTAATGTCTTGGTGGAAAATGACAGTTTGGTAAAGATTGGAGACTTCGGCCTGACGAAATACATCCCTGATGGGGAGATCTACTATCAGGTCCGTGAGGACGGGGACAGTCCGGTGTTCTGGTGA
- the LOC115011951 gene encoding hsp90 co-chaperone Cdc37-like, with protein MSRIDYSVWDHIEVSDDEDDIHPNIDTPSLFRWRHQARVERMEDFQKRGEDMTKALGDSRRKLAEAQKKMQELSTSSTDDAKAELSKAQADEKKLKREERDMEKKVTEHNREEKKMPWNVDTLSKEGFSKSIVNVLPDSADETEEEKEKKHKTFVEKNEKQIKHFGMLRRWDDSQKYLSDNSHLVCEETANYLVIMCIDLEVEEKHALMEQVAHQTIVMQFILELAKSLKVDPRGCFRQFFAKIKTADQQYQEAFNDELDSFKERVRGRAKIRIEKALREYEEEEKQKRLGPGGLDPVEVYESLPAEMQKCFDDKDIQMLQDAISKMDPTEAKAQMKRCIESGLWVPNSKTDDGDEKEEDAIYEEVKQEPEATKKE; from the exons GCACGTGTGGAGCGAATGGAAGACTTCCAGAAAAGAGGTGAAGACATGACCAAGGCACTCGGTGACAGCCGGCGTAAGCTAGCAGAGGCACAGAAGAAAATGCAAGAGCTGAGCACTTCATCAACGGATGACGCCAAAGCAGAGCTGAGCAAAGCCCAGGCTGACGAGAAGAAACTGAAAAGAGAGGAGCGGGATATGGAGAAGAAGGTGACGGAACATAACCgggaagagaagaagatgcCATGGAACGTCGACACGCTCAGCAAGGAGGGTTTCAGCAAG AGCATCGTCAATGTCCTGCCTGACTCTGCCGATGAGAccgaagaggagaaggagaaaaagcaTAAAACCTTTGTGGAGAAAAACGAGAAGCAGATCAAACATTTTG GCATGTTGCGACGTTGGGACGACAGCCAGAAGTACCTCTCTGACAACTCTCATCTAGTGTGTGAAGAGACTGCCAACTACCTGGTCATCATGTGCATTGACCTTGAAGTTGAAGAG AAACACGCTTTGATGGAGCAAGTGGCTCATCAGACCATCGTCATGCAGTTCATTCTAGAGTTGGCAAAAAGCCTCAAGGTGGACCCCCGCGGCTGCTTTCGGCAATTTTTTGCCAAGATTAAG ACTGCAGATCAGCAGTACCAGGAAGCGTTCAACGACGAGCTGGATTCATTTAAGGAGCGTGTTCGGGGCAGAGCGAAGATCCGCATCGAAAAGGCCCTGAGGGAgtatgaggaagaggagaaacaaaaacGCTTGGGACCTGGAGGGCTAGACCCTGTTGAAGTGTACGAGTCCCTGCCAGCT GAGATGCAGAAATGCTTTGATGATAAGGACATCCAAATGTTACAAGATGCTATTAGCAAAATGGACCCAACG GAGGCGAAGGCTCAAATGAAGAGGTGCATAGAGTCTGGGCTCTGGGTCCCCAACTCCAAGACAGACGACGGGGatgagaaagaggaagatgCTATCTATGAGGAGGTGAAACAGGAGCCGGAAGCAACTAAGAAGGAATGA